A segment of the Phoenix dactylifera cultivar Barhee BC4 chromosome 15, palm_55x_up_171113_PBpolish2nd_filt_p, whole genome shotgun sequence genome:
TTGAGGGAAAAGGAAGGCTTCAAGACCCACTGTTGGTACTCAAACTTGTTGCTCTCATCATTCCAATCCCTCAGCCAAATGATTGCTTGAGGTCATTAAATGTTCTTTTGTTTGAACTTCTATTGAAGTATGTTTGTGCAAATAGCATTGCTCAAGGTCATTAAATAGTCTCCCAATCAGGCGGTCTCATGTTATTTATCATGGGATACTGGCATACATTTGGATTTTGGAGCCATATACCTAGAATATGGTGGTATTGCTACGTATGAGTTGAATTTGCGATCTCACCACTGAGGATAGGGTTGTCACTGGATTCCATCAGCAACTAACTTTTTTGGAGAGGCCTGTTTCAGTATTAGAGCTTTGGGACAGTCAAAAAAAAGTTGTCAGGTCCCGGGGATGGTTTACTCGGTGGCTGTAAGAAGTGCTGCGAACCTTCCACTAGGTTGATGGAAAAATAATACCTCATGCCATTTGGGTTGGTATATTTATTTCttcattcttctttttcctaTCTGTCTGTCCATctatctagagagagagagaggccccCATCGATCAACTAAAGAATGAAGAATACAATGGCAGTAGATACATCCGACAAACAATATAACCATCTAGCCGGGTAGAAGACATCAACATCCACAGGCAGGTGCTCTACCATGGATCCACCGATAATGAGAACACTCTAAAGCACAGGCTGAAGCTCTTTCATTTATCAGGGACACCTTAGTCCAATCTCTCAACAGAGATTTGATGTGATGTTGTGAATGATCTGAAGAGCAGAGCACTTGAAGCAAACAAAAGCTCCTTTAGCATGCAGTGGCTGTCAAAAGTGCCCCATCCCCTTCTAAATGATGGactaaattttctttcttttcattgtTAACACTGAGAAACAAGATTTTCCTCTACTCTCTCTCCTTGTACATCCTCAACCAAAATTTGAACATGAAGGATCTCCAGTGATGCTCCCACAGGTATGCAGATATCCAAGTACCGGCAGCTAAGGACTCGGACCATGGCCAACTTGTTTATAATCATAGTTTTGTATAGGTGCAGCTCTGCGCAAATCCTCACTCATCCAATGACCTATGTAGATCAAATGGATATATGCACTTTGTCTATAATTGAGATGTACATTGGTATCACTTAAGCAAATCGAATGATTCATAATGTCCAATTATCTGATGACAACCCTCCATAATTTTGTGGACATACAAACAGTGGACCTTTTAATTCAACATTAATTCAGTGCATATTTTTGGAACGACTGGTGCTAAATCTTAATGCCTATAGTTTTGAGTCTTCCTAATAAACCAGTAGGAATATCTATATTTGTCTGTTTCTCTAGCTATCTATATATCTGATAATCTAATGATCAAACGATCCATCCATGTATATCCATCTATCTACCTGTTGGTGCTAAATCCTAATGCCTATAGTTTTGAATCTTCCTAATAAACCGGCAGCAATTTCTCTATCTGTCTGTTTGTCTATCTACCTATATATCTAATAATCTAATGATTGAACGGTCCATCcatctatatatacatacatgcatatgtaCATATGCACATGTACAAACATAGatgcatatatgcatgcatgcctaCATCCATGCATTCATCCATCTATCCATTCatccatacatgcatgcatgcatccatgcaTCCATCCatgcatccatccatccatccatccatgaatacatgcatgcatacatacatccatgcttacatgcatgcatacatattaGTAAATGACATGGATCCCACATCAGTGATCCAAGCTTTTGGATGCAACTACTACTTCTAAACTGCTTATGCACTGATTTGGAGACCCCTAGCCTAGGCATCAAGTCGTCAATTTTTGCGTGTTATTTAAACTATCCAATTTTTTGACCACTTGATGCATAAGCTAAAGGTCTCCAAATGACATAATTTTGTTGTTTAAGCAGTTAGAGATAGTCAATCACATCCAACAACGTGGATCATCTATATTGGATCCCCATAACCCAATTCAAAAAAGGTGTAACTCTATAAAAGTTACACCAGGTGTAACTAGAATGATATCAAAGATTTTATGctcaaaatttatttattttgacgTTTTCTTTTTCTCGACTTGAGAGCCTGCAGGCATAACTGCCCAAGAACACATTTGACATGAGTTTCAAAGCAGCCTGACCAGTGTATATTGAAAAAAATCTATACCATGAGCTACTAGATTAATTActgattccttttcttttttgctaacaaaaatcaattttgttgCTTTGCTCTATGCTAATTTTGAACAAATAAGTTGAGATTCACATCTCCAAAGAGTCTTTATATTTTAGAATCTACAGACTTAGGTCCTGTTTGGTTGGTGTAAGTGGACCAAGCAGGAGCCTAAATCACTGAAGTGGCTTCAGCTCCCCCGGACTGAAACCACTTCACGCTTTTTCTCCCTTAAATTGGGCCACACAGAACTCAGTTCATCTCCATTTCAGACCAATCAAACACCTCAAGTAGACTCCTCTAGCCTGAACTGAGTTTGGATGCTCAACTACGGGCAACCAAACAGGCCCTTAGCTTGAGTAAAGGAAGAATTCCCTATTTAATGGGTCTATAAAGAAATAATATATTCAAGGTTGCTATTATTTTATGGCACCATGTAGGATGACAAATCTATGAAAATATGCAATGGGATCATAAATGATGACCATATTGTAGCATTTTGCAATTTTGGCATTGGTGCATCTTATGAGATTTTCTTACTCCACTCTTTCCCCTGGGGCTCATCACCTACCAAAAGCAATGGTATAAAATTCAGCTTGCGCTCTCTCTTAAAACCTCTTAAAAATCTTTATCGCATTCCCAATCTCCCATTATATATTTGTAGGCTTATATGCCACAATGTAAGTTATGTCTTTTAATTCTTCGTTTAAAGAGAATAGTTAGGTCAGCAAGGTTGGTGATGCTGGTTTCCAGTAACCTCAATCAAAGATTATAGAGGCCTCACAAAAGTTTGTTCCAAATGAAACCTCATTAGAGAGTAATGCCTTGCTGATATTATATGAAAATTTATTGCATACGATTATTATAACACCAGGATGGAAGCTATAATGCTACCGCTCAGAAGCAAGATGAGCCAACAAGAGCTTGTCCtacaaaacttttcagaatgaTGTATTTTACAAACACTTGAAAGCATACCTATAACCAACCTTGCAGCCGTTAAACACCCAAATACAAAACTTATGAATATCACGGTGAGACACCTGTTCTCCATGTCAAACTGACGGTCTCGAACCCTTTCAATCTCTAATCTGCATATTAGCAGAAACTTGTGAATACTGTATATTTGTCACCaagaattgatttattttacTGTCAGTTTGATAATAACACCAAAGATTCATTTATTTTACTGTACATTTGTTCAAACTTTTTCAGTACCGGGCATCATGTGAGGGACAGATTTTTCTGCTCAAGGTTACAATAGTCCTACACATGTACTCATAGAAGGTTAAAAGCCAGTAATAAGCAAGCTGGCTGATTTCCTATTTCCAAATGAGAAAGAACATTCTCCAATTGGGGCACCAGGGCTCTTAcaagtccagaaaaccaaagtgaTATTAATCAAGTAACTTATATCTAATAAAAAGATCCATAGTTCTATACTTTTAGCGGGGCATAATCAAAGTTTATCAGTGGACTTGTCTTCTCCACTCAACTAGAACAGCCCTAAACAACTGAATAGATGTGCCTGTTTTGAGAAACATACTACCCTCCCACTAACATTATATGCATGTAATGACCCTAAAAAATGCAGGCTGGTTCATACAAGTTTGGCATGTGCTTCTTATATGTGTGAAGATTTGGAACCTACTTGACgaaaatgacaaaaaaaaaaaaagaaccagtAACAATACTAGATGTGTATGAAGTATGAACACCAAAGagaacaaggaattaatcaaaCCTGAGCATTGCACTATCTCTGACCACCTGGTCCAATTGAGAGGAAACAAGGATTTTCCACGTGAGCAGCTCTCCAATGTTATTGGCCTGAATTCAAGGAATGCAAGttcagattaaaaaaaatgaatagctAAAATTTAAACAAATCACCAAAAAAAACTATGAGATTGAAAATTTGACGTACAAAACCATCTTTACTGTTTTGAAGATTCTCTATCTCTAATTTGATTTTCTCCAGAAGCTGATCCTTCTcagcaatatcatcatcaaagtcTTTAAAGATGTGTCCATATCTGCTGTTCAACTCCTTGAGGTACTGCTCCAAAACAGAAAAATTCATGTCGAGGGAATGGACTTTCTgcattagtactctgagaacaGCATCTCCAGGCATCCTTCCAACTTGCAGTGGCTTTGTCTCctttttttgatcaaattgtGGCGGCCTTGTCTTAACAACTGGATCAGGCACATTGTTTTTCGATGACTCCTGTTTTGTCTTTGGACTTTCAAATGGTGATTCATCATCAATTCCTGTAGTAAGTTCTTCATAGGTATCATCTCTATGAGCTGGTTCTTGCAGTGGTATTTGTTCAGCATTACGTTCTTCAGGCTCCAACCGTCTATGATCAACAGAGATCAGATCCTCCAGCATCCTCTCAACAGCATTCACTCCATACACCTCCACCACACTTAGTGTACAGTAGAACTCTGAACCATAATGGCTGAGCAAATTGAGTTTTAGATACCTCGCCCACTTTGATTCTGGAAGAGAAAACCTCTGGGCATGTTTCACATTCACAGCAGTAAAATTACCAAGATTGACCCAGTTGTCAGTTGGATAAATTAAACTACTCAGCAGTTCAAAATCTTTTAAATTAGAAGAGTAGTGCTCAAAATTTGCTAGTTCAATGGTATCAACTAATGTTTCTTCTGAAAGCTCTATAACAACAAATTTCTCTGCAGAGCCTGGATTTCGGAGATACATGTCCTTATCTTTGTCTAAGATGCTGGAAGCACCTTTAGCTTCCTTGTTAAAATCTAAGACCTTGGCACCCTTAATAGCAGAGGCATAATTATACTCTGTCCCGCCAGGCTCGACTCGGGGAATGACACTGCCTGCTTGGCTGGAAATAGGCTTCTCTTTTACAGTGATGGCTTTGCTTTTAAACTCATCAAGACCAGGAGGAGCAATACGGGATAATCTATCACTTTTTAGAGGAGCTTCCTTGTCCATGTTGATGTCTGATTCAGCTCCCTGTTCTTTTCCAAAAGTTGATAAATATACTCTATCATCTTTATTAACTAAAACTTCTATGCTACTCCCTACAGACTCGCTCTCTGAAATGGGGCTTTCCTGAACATTGTTATCGGAATTGGCATCTGATTGTGCCCACCTGTCCCTAGAGTCTGTGCCATCATCTGGATCTGGGGGAGCTTCATACCAGCTAAATACACCAACAACAGCACCCATTCCATCTGCATTCCATTGCAAGAATGATTTAATACACACAAACAGTAAAGGAAGGGAACCAAAATCCAAATATCAGAATTCAACTCCCTTCTTTCCTTTGTCAGTCCACCTTTGTGAAGTTATTTTGGGCAGAAAACTGTTATTATTTTCAAGCACTACTGAAGAAATACATAACATGGGTGAATATGATTGTTTGTGTGAATCATGAATATGTACGAATTATGCATTGACAATAAATTTAATTTCAATGGCCCATGTGCGAATCTCAAATGTGATTCACTCATCCAATTGTGATCATAAAAGTGACTTGAAATCCACAAGAACAAAAAGAAAGCCCAAAATATAACTATTAAAGCACCAAAACAAATCAAAGGAATgtatatctatatcaatttctgcagaaaattcaagaattaaaacaATGTATCTGACACCATAAACAGCTACCAAACCAGTAAGAGAGAATGAAAAGAAGAGTCATAGTAGATAAGTTTCTCTATCCAAAAATCACGATTGAAAGGAAAATGGCCTCTTTGTTCTCAAAAGTTTtttttgatattcactaatgcaaagaaggaaagaaaaagatgagAAATATCAAATTCATGCAAGGTTTGAATGAAAATCATTGAAGTGTTTATCTAATATATGACATCCATCATGTGataaagtattattttgatgcttaccaCAATATCAAAAATACATGCAACAACAGTAGGTTAAAATGAGAATGAGACAAAATCCTAAATAAAAGacacaaataggaaacaaaatttTAAGCCATTGATGCAATCAAGAAAAATATACAAttaaaaaggatctgacaacaGCTGATAAGCCAGGCAGAACAAAATGAACAGaataataaaacaagaaaaaagaaaacagactTAATGTTTTGATAAACAAGAAAACGGACTTATTGATGCAAAAAAGCAAACATGAATTCATATGAAAAAGAGCTCTACTTTTCATCAtcactttcttttttcttttcctaagTTCTAGCATTTATTCCAcaatctagagagagagagcattacCTTTATAGCCATTGCCATTGCTGATCAAGGAATTGAGAAGGAACAAGAGCACCCATGAAAGGATAACCACAGACAAAGACACCTTGTAGAGGCTTTTCCTCCCTGCAATGACATTCTTCTCCAAAGCAGCTCTTCTTTGCAGAAGAGCTCTACGCGATCTCTGCATTGCTCATTGATGCGGTCCACTGCTGTATATGAGAAACATAAATCcaataaaataagaaaagaactAGAACTGAATTCAATTTCCAAATCCAGAATACATAAAGGTGATCAGTGGGGGAAAGAGAAATGTAAGGAAAAGGATGAATAAAGTTTACCATCTTTTTCCTAATAAAGGATAgttagtaaataaataaatctacaaaGAGATGCAAAAGTACAATCCTATGGGGTCGCTTCTGCAACTGGAAAACCAGCACCGTCAACTGTATTTACATTGGATGGTTCGGTGGTTTGATGATCCCTACCTTATTGACCGCAACTTCTTTATTCATGATCACCTTCAATATATCTAGTAACAACCAAGGTTTAAACTAACACCTTTTATAAGGTTATAATTGCATTTGCATTAGAACAGTTTTGGTAACCTCTTGTTATGTTATACATATACGTACAAGCTGTAAAATGACAATTGCTATTTAGTTGTTATCCCATTATACCAgacattataaaaataaaacagaTGGCTGTTATCATCCATTTCCACTGGTCATCTATGCATGGACAGAGCTAAGGTGGCAGTTGCCCTCCGGCTTTCAGAAATATTAGATATGTGAGAGAGTGAGTTACTCTGTATCATTGGTAACCATTTCGATCGCACCTGTGCTTTGCAACCAAGCATTTTTTTCGGCAATAGCTGTGGCCACTCCACATATTTGTTTCTTAGTTAGTTGAAACTTTTCTATTTAAATCGTTATTGTCAATTCAATATTCATGATCCACAAATATCGTGCTCACCTATAGAGCTTGCCATTTGGTTCATGGGCAGAAAGATTGACTGGTTCTTTCTCAATGAAGAACCAGGGaaaaatatgatatatatatatatactgggAAAGAGCTTGGGTGTTTGTGTTTTGGTGGAAGAAGAGACGGGCAACCTAGTTTAGtatttttgtgaaaaaaaaaatctttagccCTTTCTAATATCTTttattctctctcctttttttaatCCAATCATGACCTTGTATTATTTATTTGTTGGTTTTGTACTTGAAAATATCCATAGCTTAGCAACCATCATGGAGTAAAGGGCATAACCCAAAAATGGGAAGAGGCGATGTGGTTTTGGCTGCTGTATAACCCCATCCGAAGTTCCAATAAAGTGAAAAAGCTCAGGTTTGTTTTCattttatcttgttattattatttctcCTGTGACTTTTCTTTTATCTACAGTCGTTGTGTTGGTTTTTGGTTAGAGCTTTTGCTTAACATGTTATACATACTAGAAACAGTAACTGGGTCAAAtaacagtaaactattttctaTTGACGAATGTAGTTATCATTCATCCTCTTCTTTATAGTTCTATGtatctattttatattgttttttttgtagagtataaattaaatatatcaatagattttaaatttaaaaaaataaattcattAGTAAAATTGCCGATCTCAAAAAATTATCTATTTCCAACAATTCAAATATTCTAATCTGAACTACAAGATTCGAATCAAATTAAAGAAAACAATGCCATAGATTACCTAAACAAGCAAGTATTACTCCTCTAGATCTCAATCAAAAAGCCCAAAATCCCCAAAAAATATCGCCTATATCAGCATCTGAAATTCAAAAACAAGGAGAGAATCCgtctcaaaaagaaaagaattataaATTCTCTGAGATTTAATACATTCCTGATCTCAAATCAAtcaggaaaaataaaagaaaatgatcgtAAAAATAAAGCAGCTATCGCATCAGAACTCAAGGGTGAGGCAAAGATCTTGAGATCAGggcaaaagagaagaagggtGAGAGAGACAGAGGCCTCAAACAAGGGTACGGACGGGGTTCGGGTTCCGACGTGAGAACCGTTAACGAACTCACCGGCGGCGGATCGGAGCACCTAGCCGAGATCGCatcggctccggggcgaagacGGATTGCCTCCACAGACCAAGATCGGATCGAAGCTGGGATCGTTGAGTGGCGGATGATGAAAGTTCGAGCGAGGAATGGAGAGGGGGAAGAGGAGACGATCGGTAGGAGGAGGAGTGAGGCTTCAGAATGAGAGGGGCATGGAAATTGAAATTTTTGCAACAGTCGAGCTCGTCCGCCTTGGCAAGTCGGCGTATATAAACCTGCGGGCCCACGAGACAATAAACGCCGATTCGGGGAGAATGTTCACGGAATACGCGGAAGAGCGTGCGCGGCCATGCGCCCCCCTTAGCTGGAAACGGGGCCACCAACGGCAAATCGGCGCATCGCTCAAGGACGGGAAGCAATTAACGCCGGCCAGGGTCCACCTCCGATGGTTACTTCTTTGATCCGCGATGCCGATTTGTTCGGTAAGAAAACATCCCatcgtttttttttaattttaaaagacatccatattaataatattattaatatatttttttattttggataacTAGTAGAAattttatattaataatatcattaatagtaTCATTTATATGGAGCTCTGTCTTCTCCGCTTGGATACCAcattaataatatcattaatgcATCTTTTTATCTTGTACAATCTTATAGCTAATATAAAAGTATTATATGCTAATATATATTTACAATGGAGGTTGACCAATTTTCTATGCTAATATAACCTTATTTCAAACTGATGATACTTGACCAATTTTCTTTCTCCAATGACTTCTTTGGTCACTAAATTTTATGCGAGGGAGACCAAGATCTTGCTGCTATAGGGCAGTACATTTTTGGCCTACATCAATTAGTTTCTATGCAAACATCACCTCCTCTTGGAGTAGCTGGTATTCCCCATCTTCAGGATGCCAAAGtcccttagggctcgtttggttcgcgggaaaagaagggaaaaaaatgtagtcaacggaaaagtaatgagatgcctcttgtttggttggagttttcaaaggagagagaaggaaaagttgaattcccatggaaatatgattcccacatttcatggaaaagtctttcccatgagaaacatgggaaagttactttcccatgaggcaggaattactccatttttacttttttccaaaaagacccttcagcattaaagaagcattaaagagatattaaaaacctaatttttattaagggcataataggaattatacataactttcctaggaaagtggatggccaaccaaacataagcactttggaaatttgtcactttcccatagtcaaccaaacatgccaaaagtactttcctaggcatcctcttcttaggaatttgttttccagaaatcatattcctaggagggaaaatgcttcccgcgaaccaaacgagcccttaaagaGATCCTCTTTAGACTGTGTGTAATATGAAATGACCATGTTATTCTACCCACTCTATGTCCTAGTCTACCGCATGCAAACAAATCTTCTTGTCTAAAGGAGAGAGCAGCCAAATTATCCGACATGGTAGTTGTGTGGTATTCTTCTCAACATCTTTCTTCTCATCCTTGTCTTGTTCTTTCCATTTAGGAAGacaatttttctttatatgcCCTTCCTTGCCACAATAGAAATACTttatcttctctcttgaatctaACCGTTCCTTGGATCTATCATAACCATGTAGTTCTCTACCCTTACTTCCGCTCATAATTTTTTTGGGGACATGTACTTGCGAATCAATGTTAGCtcacttcctttttgcttcttccTTGAGCAAGCTACTGGTCACTTGATTCTAACTCCCAATATCTTCTAACTATCCAAAGGACAACTCAAGAGTATTAAAGCTTGCAGATCATCATCCAAGGCCATATTTATTGTAGCTATCTAGTTCATCATGCTTTAAACCATGTTCAAGTGCTCGACAATATAACATTCTTTATTGAACTTCGAGTTCACTAgctttttaatcaaaaaaacCTTATTCCCTGTTGTTTTCCTCTCAAATAAGGAGAATAGGCTCCTTGGAAAGAGAATAGGTTGATACCTCATTAGCTACATGACGATCCATAGAATCATCCACCCAATGCTCGATGTAGCTGATAGCCCTAATGTTCATCTTGTTCCACTCCTCCTCGGGCATATCTACTGGTTTTGTGCAATCTCTTTCAATAAATATGACtcaaataattaaaattaaggATATCTTCAATCTTTTCCTTCTAAATCAATCAATTCGAGCCATTAAGACTTGCTATCTTGTTTGTAGTACCTTCCATCTGTGATTACATATTTCGTGGTCTAAGCTCTAGTACCACTTGTGATGCTCAAAGATTGCCACAACATTTGCTTGGAAAATCAAAGAGCGCAACAATATAGAACCAACTGCGCGACTACAAACTATTAAAGGTGGAAGTGGATGCCAAGGTAAAGGCTTAattggaagaggagagaaggaatgGGAGGACTAAAGCGAAAGATTATGAGATAAATAATCTACTAGATTTTGATCTAATTAATCATTGTGTATATCATATGTATATCCCACCCACCTATATGGTGCATAATGATAAGTCTAGCATTCGTTTTGCTTATTTGACCTAATGAGCAATAATTTTTAACAAATAATACCATTAGATTTCTATTGTTGTTCACTATATTAAAGGTTACAGTAACTATATTATTAACAAACACAACtgaaatattattaattattctaataattttaatatCAATTATTTGTCCTCCATATgctatttcaaatttttaatcttAAAATTATGATTGTTTTATGCTCGTCAGAACTGCattataacaaaaaaataactgcttttcataaaaaaataaccGCTTAATTTTCTGCATCATCGTTCACTTAATAATTGTTTTCAAACAATACAACCTTTTTTTCGGAGAAAATAATTGGCTAAAAGTttagatttaaaaaaataatcactttatttagagaaaaaaatacaTAGGAGAATAACAGTCATAATTTTTGCTATcattataatactaaataacatGTTACGGCGGTTGTTATCTTTTCCCGTTATTCTGCATTTAATGTATTGTAGGCGAGCTGAAACCATTGTAATTTCCGTTAAATATATTAATGGCTTGTAATTTGTTCTACTAAATAATACCAACCATCCTAATGTGACGCCGCTTAAGACATGTCCGACCGTCGGCATCTTCCAACCCCCATCCCAAGCGCTGTTAGAATTTCCACCTCCTCTGCGGGTCAGAGCGATATGACTATTATTTATAAGATACAAGTTACGCCCTTTTTCTAGCCTGGTTTTATAGATCGCACTCCACCTCTTCCAATCTACCGCTCGAAGCCTTCTCGACCCGCCCTTTCGCCGCCAAAGGGCTCTGACGAGAAGGCCATAACccacctctccttcctcccagAAACCCTAATTAAGGTTTTCTCGGCCTCTCCAACGATGCCGTCGCCCTTGTCTTGCGCCAGGCTGACGGCTTGGACAGTCGCTGCTGTCGCGCTTCAGATCCTCGGTCTCTCGCTATTTGTGTTCGGATTCTTTCCCGTTAAACCCACTCTCCGCGGATTTAGGTCAGTTTTGTCCTCATTTgtttactgttttttttttctaactaaAAATCATTTCGTTCGCAAATAAAATCCAATTTGAGTTTGGTCTAATTTGCAGTGGTCTGGAGAGTTATCGAATGCCAACTTGTAATTCCACTTCGGATGGTAAAGA
Coding sequences within it:
- the LOC103712012 gene encoding SUN domain-containing protein 4-like isoform X1, encoding MQRSRRALLQRRAALEKNVIAGRKSLYKVSLSVVILSWVLLFLLNSLISNGNGYKDGMGAVVGVFSWYEAPPDPDDGTDSRDRWAQSDANSDNNVQESPISESESVGSSIEVLVNKDDRVYLSTFGKEQGAESDINMDKEAPLKSDRLSRIAPPGLDEFKSKAITVKEKPISSQAGSVIPRVEPGGTEYNYASAIKGAKVLDFNKEAKGASSILDKDKDMYLRNPGSAEKFVVIELSEETLVDTIELANFEHYSSNLKDFELLSSLIYPTDNWVNLGNFTAVNVKHAQRFSLPESKWARYLKLNLLSHYGSEFYCTLSVVEVYGVNAVERMLEDLISVDHRRLEPEERNAEQIPLQEPAHRDDTYEELTTGIDDESPFESPKTKQESSKNNVPDPVVKTRPPQFDQKKETKPLQVGRMPGDAVLRVLMQKVHSLDMNFSVLEQYLKELNSRYGHIFKDFDDDIAEKDQLLEKIKLEIENLQNSKDGFANNIGELLTWKILVSSQLDQVVRDSAMLRLEIERVRDRQFDMENRCLTVIFISFVFGCLTAARLVIGMLSSVCKIHHSEKFCRTSSCWLILLLSGSIIASILVL
- the LOC103712012 gene encoding SUN domain-containing protein 4-like isoform X2 codes for the protein MQRSRRALLQRRAALEKNVIAGRKSLYKVSLSVVILSWVLLFLLNSLISNGNGYKDGMGAVVGVFSWYEAPPDPDDGTDSRDRWAQSDANSDNNVQESPISESESVGSSIEVLVNKDDRVYLSTFGKEQGAESDINMDKEAPLKSDRLSRIAPPGLDEFKSKAITVKEKPISSQAGSVIPRVEPGGTEYNYASAIKGAKVLDFNKEAKGASSILDKDKDMYLRNPGSAEKFVVIELSEETLVDTIELANFEHYSSNLKDFELLSSLIYPTDNWVNLGNFTAVNVKHAQRFSLPESKWARYLKLNLLSHYGSEFYCTLSVVEVYGVNAVERMLEDLISVDHRRLEPEERNAEQIPLQEPAHRDDTYEELTTGIDDESPFESPKTKQESSKNNVPDPVVKTRPPQFDQKKETKPLQVGRMPGDAVLRVLMQKVHSLDMNFSVLEQYLKELNSRYGHIFKDFDDDIAEKDQLLEKIKLEIENLQNSKDGFANNIGELLTWKILVSSQLDQVVRDSAMLRME